GCCTTGAAAAATGGGGCGCTCTAAAGTTCCTCTCGTACCACACAATAAACTTTTTCATGTGCAACCTGTTTGGAAAGCCTCTTGGCGACTATGAGCCTATAAGATAGAGGCAGGATGCACACCCGCCGGCGATATTGGCAATATTTGAAGTGTTGCCGCATTAAATTGCACTTCAAGCCTCTTATTTTGCCTCAAGAAGTTTTTTTCCGACAAATTGGAACACAATCAAATAGAGAAAGATTGCTGCCGAAAGGCCGGCAAAAGCATTGGCGAGCTTGCCTCTATTGCTTCTATGACTTTTGGGTCTGAATTGAATGCGGCGGACATTATCTCCCAAACGCCTAGAGAAGGATTGGCAAACCAGACAATGCCAAGCGGCAACAAAAGACGCAGGCCAAACACTGCAATAAGCATGCCCCATGTCAAAAA
This genomic stretch from Candidatus Parvarchaeota archaeon harbors:
- a CDS encoding DUF475 domain-containing protein, with amino-acid sequence MEILAMILTILGLALFESISSIDNAVINAEVLGKMSAKARRWFLTWGMLIAVFGLRLLLPLGIVWFANPSLGVWEIMSAAFNSDPKVIEAIEASSPMLLPAFRQQSFSI